The genomic window tcatttatttttggaaGACCATCTCAAGCATCAACTTCAGCAGAATCACAAAAGGATTCCCCAAAGCATAAAGAAGACAAGCCGAGCACCAGCaacaagcatgagtaaggacccGTTTCTTAAATCTGTGATGCTTCCATAAAGTTAGGTGAACTGTGAAACTCCAGAACTTTGGCAAATTTGAATTTATCGACACAAAAGAGCTGCAAGGGAGCACAAAATAGAGGACAGGTGATGGGAGGAGTGTCACAAAAGACATATTTCATGTTCCTTGTCCGCTTGTGACACACTTTGGCCTCTCGCCTGCCGCACAGGAGCCACCACCACAATGATTGGCAAGTACATACTCGAATCCTTCAAATGAAATGATCCTGCAATTTGTGACAATTTGAGTGTTCTCAAGTTCCAACAATTGTTTAGCCGCTGCTTTTGCCAAAAAACAAAGCCTCTAAATTGTCACAGACGTGTGTACGGTTATCGTGACGATTGACGGGCGACAAGGGCAGAAGTCAGTCGGGACGACGTCCGAATCTGGAGTGTGACTTTTTCTCGCTCTCCCCCTCAGATCTAAGCTCTGTGACCTTCACCATCGACTTCTACGAGTACAACTACACTGACAACTACACCGACTTCGTCTTGAACCCCGACACCGTACCCTGCGACCCGTTCACCATCCCGGCCGTCGCCGCCGTTTTTATCAGCATCTTCTACATCGCCGTCTTCCTTTTGGCTATTCCCGGGAACCTGGTGGTGGGCCTGGTGATCGGTCTGAGCAAGCAGGCGCTCCCCCCGTCGGACCTCTACCTCCTGCACCTGGCCGTGGCCGACCTCCTGCTGGCCATCACGCTCCCGTTCTGGTCCACCTCCGTCTCCAAGGGTTGGGTGTTTGGAGACGCGCTGTGCAAAATCATCACCATCGTCCAAGAGCTCAGCTTCTACTCCAGCATCCTCTTCCTGACCTGCATCAGCGTGGACCGCTACACGGTCATCGTCCGAGCCATGGAGACCCGCAGGTCCAACCGGCGGCTGGTGAGCTGGGGAATCTGCGCGGCGGTCTGGAGCGTCGGCGCTCTCCTGTCCCTCCCGGGACTGCTCTACTCGTCCTTCTCGTCCTCGGGTCACATGGTGTGCGCCGAGTTCTACGACCCCGCCAGCGCCGACGAGTGGCGCCTGGCTACCAGGGTCCTCCGCCACTCTCTGGGTTTCGTGATGCCGCTGGCCGTC from Syngnathus scovelli strain Florida chromosome 8, RoL_Ssco_1.2, whole genome shotgun sequence includes these protein-coding regions:
- the LOC125974035 gene encoding C-X-C chemokine receptor type 2 isoform X1, which produces MIDLSSVTFTIDFYEYNYTDNYTDFVLNPDTVPCDPFTIPAVAAVFISIFYIAVFLLAIPGNLVVGLVIGLSKQALPPSDLYLLHLAVADLLLAITLPFWSTSVSKGWVFGDALCKIITIVQELSFYSSILFLTCISVDRYTVIVRAMETRRSNRRLVSWGICAAVWSVGALLSLPGLLYSSFSSSGHMVCAEFYDPASADEWRLATRVLRHSLGFVMPLAVMLPCYGVTIQRLLRIRGGLQRQRAMRVIVFVVVAFLLCWTPYHIAVVTDTFFRARIVRYGCPARIAVDRAMLVTHSLGLLHSCVNPVLYAFVGEKFRRRLQQLMRKAGVLERTSVSRGSRSSFSSEVTSTFM
- the LOC125974035 gene encoding C-X-C chemokine receptor type 2 isoform X2, with product MNLSSVTFTIDFYEYNYTDNYTDFVLNPDTVPCDPFTIPAVAAVFISIFYIAVFLLAIPGNLVVGLVIGLSKQALPPSDLYLLHLAVADLLLAITLPFWSTSVSKGWVFGDALCKIITIVQELSFYSSILFLTCISVDRYTVIVRAMETRRSNRRLVSWGICAAVWSVGALLSLPGLLYSSFSSSGHMVCAEFYDPASADEWRLATRVLRHSLGFVMPLAVMLPCYGVTIQRLLRIRGGLQRQRAMRVIVFVVVAFLLCWTPYHIAVVTDTFFRARIVRYGCPARIAVDRAMLVTHSLGLLHSCVNPVLYAFVGEKFRRRLQQLMRKAGVLERTSVSRGSRSSFSSEVTSTFM